The DNA region AAAACACAGTGGTAGTTTTCATGTaacattttccacattttatcAAAGCCATATTtctgtaatataaaatatttggttTCTGTTTACGTGCACTTTGGTTTAACAACTTAAAGAAACAAACTGAGAGGCAACACCTCAGTCGAAACCTGCCGGTCTGGTTTCTGAAACTAAATtctacacagagagaaaaatcaGGCAGCAGAACAGAAGAAGCGAGGGTGTTCGGATTACCATTACACGCTCTGTGCTCCTGAGGAAAACTCTTAGAAGGGGGTCGTATCAAACTCGATTTTAACTAAATTCAGTGTTGACCGTGGACCGAAATGATACTCTGCCATAAATGGTTCGACGGAAAGCTGATGTATCTTCATTGAGATTGTCTCCCGCCCATATCCGGGTGTTGCCTGACGTCACTTCGCTGTGCAGGTATAAGGCTCACCTGCAGCAAGGTGATGTTAGTTGACTCAAGGTTTCAGGTGAGGATGCTTCGTTTTCAGAACTTTGTGTAACAAGAATCTACTTATTTCTGGGTGTGACCAGCTTCGCTTGCTTTGGATTATAGCAGCTTTCGATGTTTGTAATCTTTGTTGTATTTTGAGGCGAACATATTTTTGGATCTAAATACTGCCTCGTTTGGCTTTGAATTTCAAAGTTTTGGTTTTTGTTTGGAgcagtttctgttttttttcttcttctgagAACTTGTGAATCTTTTGTCTACAGAGCTCCCAAGATGAAAGTCATTATCGCGCTTTGTCTTTTGGCACTTGTCGCCGGAGCTTCCGCGCAGTGTAAGTATCTTATCGTTTTATGGCGGTTGTAAAGTTTCTCCTTAGTTTCTCAATCTCGTAAACTGTTAATCTGATCACATTTTACACGCTCGTGTTTGTAACTTCAGCTAAAGCTGTAGCGGGTTGTAGACTTTATTTTTAGtcttatttttaattgtaaaatGGTTGTTAGGAGTCGACAAACAGGTCTGCCCGGGAGGGGGAGGGGAATGGTAACCTGATGTTTCAGTGCTCACTCCCATAGGTCATCTTCCTGGTTCATAGCCACACCTGTGACTGTAGTTAAGCATTGCTCCTTAAGTTCCTCTCAGCAGGAAACACTTTGTCTGATAACCTCTGTACTTGTGCATGTTACAGGTGAAACATGTAGTACCATGAAATGGGCGCTCTGTGATGGGAGTCCATGCCAATGTCAACTTCCTGTCGGTACTGCTGGAGCGAAGCTGACATTGGACTGCACCAATTGTAAGCtccactttttattttaatttcatattCTGCTAGTTACAATTGTATGTATTGCCtaacttattattttttttttgctttttgtttagTGTACACTATAAATGCTTAAAATTGAGTATGGACATTCGATACTTTGTCACAGTATTTTAGCATTGTATGGATGGTTTTACTATGTACACTAGCTGCATATGTGGTGTCTCTTGGATCAGCTAAATTCAGTGGAACTATGGTATGCATACTTAATACCTGCTTTTGTCTTGCAGTGATTCCCAAGTGCTTCCTTATGCAGGCAGAAATGTACCGTGTCAGGAATAAACTGGATACTAGAACAATCGGTGGAAAACCTGTTGAGGAGGCTATTGTGGATAATGATGGTATTTATGATCccgagtgtgagagtgatggGCGTTTCAAGGCTGTCCAGTgcaaccacacagacacatgctgGTGTGTCAATAGTGCAGGTGTCCGCAGATCTGATAAAGGAGACAGAAACATTAAGTGTGAACCTGTGGAGACAATGTGAGTAGCTTGTTGGTGTTAATGTCTAGTATAGACATTAAGGCATGTGACTCTGAATGCAGTTACCAgttttttaaagctgttttgtATAGAAATGCATTATTTTTGGGGAAATATGTTGATCTATAATCGTTCTTCTCAGTTGGGTCCGTCTTCAGTTGACTCACAACCCAGCGGCTGTGAATAAAGATCAGCTGAAGGGGTATGTAACATGATTTGGCTGTATTTTAGAATGTATTATCCCA from Hoplias malabaricus isolate fHopMal1 chromosome 8, fHopMal1.hap1, whole genome shotgun sequence includes:
- the epcam gene encoding epithelial cell adhesion molecule; its protein translation is MKVIIALCLLALVAGASAQCETCSTMKWALCDGSPCQCQLPVGTAGAKLTLDCTNLIPKCFLMQAEMYRVRNKLDTRTIGGKPVEEAIVDNDGIYDPECESDGRFKAVQCNHTDTCWCVNSAGVRRSDKGDRNIKCEPVETIWVRLQLTHNPAAVNKDQLKGTFQSLLSKRYNTPTARVDNVDYDPDASRIVVDVKKDAKDPVDLPRMAYYMEKDVKMLPLFKDQTPLKVTVSGNDVTFKDIVVYYVDDKPPTFTMKSLTGGVIAVIVVVVLAVVIGILVLFFLRRREQARYGKTQAKEMENLS